In the genome of Veillonellales bacterium, the window ACGGACATGAATCGGAACACCATATTGTTTTCCCATTTCTACTGACCTGGGCTGCATAACAACAGCTCCAAGCCTGGCCATTTCCAACATCTCATTATAAGTAATTTCCTTCATGCGTCTGGCATTGGGAACAACCCTGGGATCAGCGGAATAGACACCATCTACATCGGTAAATATTTCACAGGCATCAGCTTGTAAAGCACCCGCTAACGCCACTGCTGAAGTATCGGAACCGCCCCGTCCCAGAGTCACGATATCGCCGACAGAATTAATCCCCTGAAATCCCGCTACAACCACAATTTTTCCGACAGCTAATTCCTGCAATACCCGCTCCGGCTTAATTTCCCGTATCTTCCCCTTTACATGAGCGGAATTCGTCATCATCCCAGCTTGTGGACCAGTAAGGGAAACGGCAGGGCAGCCAAGATCGTTGAAAGCCATCGCTAACAGAGCGATCGATACTTGTTCTCCTGTAGCCAATAGCCGGTCAAATTCCCGGGAGTAACGGTGTATTTGACTGCTTACCTGTCCGGCAAGAGTAATTAAATTGTCAGTAGTATCCCCCATTGCCGATACCACTACTACAATTTTGTCATCCGGTCCTTTTTCTTTAACCACTTTTTTGGCTACTCCGATAATTCTCTCCGGTGTTGCCACAGAACTTCCTCCAAATTTTTTTACAATAAGTGCCATATTCATCCCCCTTAACAGCGTCCCTCATTCAATTTTAATACATTAAAACAAATTCTCTCCATAAAAACAAAATCCTCTTCTCTATGGACATTTATGCACTATTTTTTTCTTTATCAGAAGTATTGTCCCGAATTATTTTGCTAAAACCCCTGGACAATCAGGCAGTTTCGTGCTAAATTTAAAAAAGTAAACCTTTAAAATTAGTCCGGAGAGACTAATAAGGTACACAATAATGATCTTCATTTTATTGTGCTCTCACCTCTTACTCCGGTAAGAGGTTTTATTGTGTGCCAAAACAACTAACAAGGAGGCAATATTATGAATACCCGTGAAATTCAAGTTGATGAAAAGTTACCGATTTTACAAACTTTTCCTCTCAGTTTACAACACTTATTTGCTATGTTTGGTGCTACCGTACTAGTTCCTATCCTCTTCAAGGTAAATCCAGCTACTATTCTTTTATTTAACGGTATCGGCACCCTGTTGTACCTGTTTATTTGCAAAGGCAAAATTCCTGCTTATTTAGGTTCCAGTTTTGCCTTTATCTCTCCTGTATTGGTTGTTTCAGCCCAATATGGCTACAACACTGCCTTAGGCGGATTTATTCTTACCGGCGTTATATTCACAGTTGTCGCTCTCAGTGTTGGCGTTGTTGGTACTAAATGGATCGACATTGTCTTTCCGC includes:
- a CDS encoding aspartate kinase; translated protein: MALIVKKFGGSSVATPERIIGVAKKVVKEKGPDDKIVVVVSAMGDTTDNLITLAGQVSSQIHRYSREFDRLLATGEQVSIALLAMAFNDLGCPAVSLTGPQAGMMTNSAHVKGKIREIKPERVLQELAVGKIVVVAGFQGINSVGDIVTLGRGGSDTSAVALAGALQADACEIFTDVDGVYSADPRVVPNARRMKEITYNEMLEMARLGAVVMQPRSVEMGKQYGVPIHVRSTFTQKTGTFIREVYTMEEKEFIIRGVTHDTNVAKIAILGVPNRPGVAFKLFSALANANIDVDMIVQSIRSDNRDIIDIVFTVAQPDLNEAKNLVEQIGRELSVIRLEIDENVAKVSVVGAGMLGNPGIAATMFGALSDAGINIEVISTSEISISCLIQSSQVREAVNSIHEHFFPTEED